One region of Hydrogenobaculum sp. Y04AAS1 genomic DNA includes:
- a CDS encoding site-2 protease family protein, whose protein sequence is MNFEQIVITIPALMMAVIFHEIAHGAAAYWMGDKSAKEAGRLTINPIPHIDLLGTIILPGILMLVGSPILFGWAKPVPINPYRFRNLRMGMLIVSSAGALANIAMAILGAVSFRLLESTIASDINPFFFASVVEPLLWFSRELVIINLVLAFFNLLPIPPLDGSRIVMSFFSVKYWEEFYKFEPYGFLILTVLIFTGVIGKIIYPFIAIAYRILLGGFGI, encoded by the coding sequence ATGAACTTTGAACAAATAGTAATTACTATACCGGCTTTAATGATGGCTGTTATATTTCATGAAATAGCTCATGGGGCAGCGGCCTATTGGATGGGAGATAAAAGCGCCAAGGAAGCCGGAAGGCTGACAATAAACCCAATTCCTCATATAGATTTGCTTGGCACTATCATATTGCCTGGGATTTTGATGCTCGTGGGTTCTCCTATACTTTTTGGTTGGGCAAAACCAGTACCTATAAACCCATACAGATTTAGAAACTTAAGAATGGGTATGCTTATTGTATCATCAGCAGGTGCTTTAGCAAATATAGCGATGGCAATCTTAGGTGCTGTTTCTTTTAGGCTTTTAGAAAGTACTATAGCATCTGATATAAATCCATTTTTTTTCGCAAGCGTTGTAGAACCTCTTTTGTGGTTTTCTAGAGAGCTTGTTATAATAAACTTAGTGTTGGCGTTTTTTAATCTTTTGCCTATACCTCCTTTGGATGGAAGCCGTATTGTTATGAGTTTCTTTTCTGTAAAGTATTGGGAAGAGTTTTATAAGTTTGAACCTTACGGGTTTTTGATACTTACCGTACTTATTTTTACTGGTGTAATAGGTAAAATTATATATCCTTTTATAGCTATTGCTTATAGAATACTATTGGGTGGATTCGGTATATGA